A window from Neobacillus sp. PS3-40 encodes these proteins:
- a CDS encoding DUF2785 domain-containing protein produces the protein MLKSELKAIDFDTVLKHDDLNNLIERMLDNIGSIDPELRDTLIFNTYGKLIVEDYLTDNQMEHIIEVCRKNLFLGIEERESDLVFTRSFSALVIGLILQKDRQRPFLPEEIVLKTIEGSIKYLNLEKDVRGYVEGKGWAHSIAHGADLLAEAVRHPSFNNGLFFECLEVIKLCLFKETTTKTPFVDDEEERLIFVLEALIGKGITQNELGNWILEVSDTLQDLKRKEGYSLNFFWKKSNVITFLRGLYFRLLHKGEYSELRKSITDILQQWHNQLYSPSE, from the coding sequence ATGCTAAAATCAGAGCTAAAAGCAATAGATTTTGATACAGTTTTAAAACATGATGACTTAAATAATCTTATTGAAAGAATGTTGGATAATATAGGCTCAATTGACCCTGAGTTGAGAGATACACTGATTTTTAATACATATGGGAAATTGATTGTGGAGGACTATTTAACTGACAATCAAATGGAACATATAATCGAAGTATGCCGAAAAAATTTGTTTTTGGGTATTGAAGAAAGGGAAAGTGATTTAGTCTTTACTCGTTCTTTCTCCGCTTTGGTTATTGGACTAATCCTACAAAAAGATAGGCAAAGACCATTTCTACCAGAGGAGATTGTTTTAAAGACAATCGAGGGAAGTATTAAGTATTTAAATCTTGAAAAAGATGTTCGTGGCTATGTGGAAGGAAAAGGGTGGGCACATAGTATTGCACACGGAGCTGATTTATTAGCTGAGGCTGTCAGACATCCCAGTTTTAATAATGGTTTATTTTTTGAATGTCTTGAAGTAATTAAACTATGTTTATTTAAAGAGACAACAACTAAAACACCTTTTGTTGATGATGAGGAAGAAAGACTAATATTTGTATTGGAAGCACTTATTGGCAAAGGTATTACACAAAATGAATTGGGAAATTGGATTTTAGAAGTCTCAGATACTCTTCAGGATTTAAAAAGGAAAGAAGGATATAGTTTGAATTTTTTCTGGAAGAAGTCAAATGTTATAACTTTCTTGAGAGGATTATATTTCCGACTGTTGCATAAAGGTGAGTATTCAGAGTTGAGAAAAAGTATTACGGATATTTTGCAACAATGGCATAACCAATTATATAGTCCAAGTGAGTGA
- a CDS encoding IS1182 family transposase produces MFKNYIMNQLVLPLDLEVKLQNNDIAYHVHHLVESIPHEAFEPFLRNEGCPAYHPRMMLKIILCAYTQSVFSGRKIEALLKDSIRMMWLAQGHEPSYRTINRFRVQSEVKDLIRQCFVQFRCQLIEEKLIDQEAVFIDGTKIEANANKFTFVWKKSVEKYHQSLIEKSNQLYNELLENEIIPEIKCESDEQLSLEEIAQLVKKVDDVVTEYDKQIEVSTDVLERKALRSERKYPKQVRKQLIDFVLRKQKYQQDFEIFGTRNSYSKTDPDATFMRMKDDYMQNGQLKAGYNVQIATEGQYALAYSLFSNPTDTRTLIPFLDEIEQHYFELPKHIVADAGYGSEQNYNDILSNRKREALITYNMYLKEQKKKYKQNTFNPDNWQYNEETDTYTCPNQKLLKFQYYSIRNDRTDFQRKFKIYECEDCSGCPFRSSCTKAKEGNNRKLMVNEKWEQQKEYVREKLSEEKTSAIYRKRKIDVEPVFGFLKANLRFSRFSVRGKSKVENEMGLALMAVNLRKFTANN; encoded by the coding sequence ATGTTCAAAAATTATATCATGAATCAATTAGTTTTGCCTTTAGATTTAGAAGTAAAATTACAAAATAATGATATTGCCTACCATGTCCATCATTTAGTTGAAAGTATCCCTCATGAAGCGTTCGAACCATTTCTTCGAAATGAGGGTTGCCCAGCCTATCATCCACGCATGATGCTTAAAATTATCTTATGTGCCTACACACAATCTGTCTTTTCAGGGCGTAAAATTGAAGCCTTATTAAAAGATAGTATCCGTATGATGTGGCTGGCTCAAGGACATGAACCAAGCTACCGCACAATAAACCGATTCCGTGTTCAATCAGAAGTGAAAGATTTAATCCGCCAATGTTTCGTCCAATTCCGTTGCCAATTGATTGAAGAAAAACTTATCGATCAAGAAGCGGTTTTTATCGATGGCACAAAGATTGAAGCGAATGCGAATAAATTTACGTTTGTCTGGAAGAAATCGGTTGAGAAATATCATCAAAGTTTAATTGAAAAGTCAAATCAGCTATACAATGAACTACTTGAGAACGAAATCATACCTGAAATTAAATGTGAAAGCGATGAACAGTTATCATTGGAAGAGATCGCTCAATTGGTTAAAAAAGTGGACGATGTCGTAACCGAGTATGATAAACAAATTGAAGTATCGACAGACGTTCTAGAACGAAAAGCCTTAAGAAGTGAACGTAAATACCCGAAACAAGTGCGTAAACAGTTGATTGATTTTGTCTTACGAAAACAGAAATACCAACAAGACTTTGAAATATTTGGCACACGTAATAGCTATTCTAAAACAGATCCGGATGCGACATTTATGCGAATGAAAGATGATTATATGCAAAACGGACAATTGAAGGCAGGTTACAATGTACAAATCGCAACGGAAGGTCAATACGCGCTTGCCTATAGTTTATTTTCAAACCCAACAGATACACGTACGTTAATTCCATTTCTAGATGAGATCGAGCAGCATTATTTCGAGTTACCGAAACACATTGTCGCAGATGCAGGTTATGGTAGTGAACAAAACTATAATGATATCCTTTCGAACAGAAAACGAGAAGCACTTATTACGTATAACATGTATTTGAAAGAACAAAAGAAAAAGTATAAACAAAACACATTTAATCCCGACAATTGGCAGTATAATGAAGAAACAGATACATATACATGTCCCAATCAGAAACTTCTTAAATTTCAATATTATTCTATACGTAATGACCGTACAGACTTCCAACGGAAGTTCAAAATCTATGAGTGCGAAGACTGTTCAGGATGCCCGTTCCGTTCATCATGTACAAAAGCAAAAGAAGGAAACAATCGAAAACTAATGGTGAATGAAAAATGGGAACAGCAAAAAGAATATGTAAGAGAGAAGCTTTCAGAAGAGAAAACGAGTGCCATCTATCGAAAACGCAAAATCGATGTGGAACCAGTTTTTGGATTCTTGAAGGCTAATTTGCGCTTCTCTCGGTTTTCTGTACGAGGAAAATCGAAAGTAGAAAACGAAATGGGCCTAGCGTTAATGGCAGTGAATTTAAGAAAATTCACTGCCAACAACTAA
- a CDS encoding Spo0E family sporulation regulatory protein-aspartic acid phosphatase — MSIQELEETIELLRQKLFGTASSKGFSDERTIIISQSLDLYITRYNKLMCSKCKAL, encoded by the coding sequence ATGTCAATACAAGAGCTTGAAGAGACAATTGAATTATTAAGGCAAAAGCTTTTTGGAACTGCATCTTCCAAAGGTTTTTCTGATGAAAGGACAATCATTATTAGCCAGAGCCTTGATTTGTATATAACAAGATATAACAAGTTGATGTGTAGTAAATGTAAAGCATTATAA
- a CDS encoding NUDIX hydrolase — protein MAQDKIILVVSVSIFRDDEVLIIRENKPTAIDKWNFPSGHIEYGEDIHHSACRKVKEETGFDVKLNSTTGIYSFISSIKHQVILFHFTGEVTAGSLKSDG, from the coding sequence ATGGCTCAAGATAAGATTATTTTAGTAGTTAGTGTATCAATATTCAGAGATGATGAAGTGTTAATAATTAGAGAAAATAAACCAACTGCTATTGATAAATGGAACTTTCCGAGTGGACACATTGAATATGGTGAAGACATTCATCATTCAGCTTGTAGAAAAGTTAAAGAGGAAACAGGATTTGATGTGAAGCTTAATAGCACAACTGGTATATATAGTTTTATCAGTAGCATAAAACATCAAGTTATTTTATTTCATTTTACTGGTGAGGTTACTGCTGGTTCATTGAAAAGTGACGGGTAG
- a CDS encoding helix-turn-helix transcriptional regulator produces MENKIKIARIQVNLTQQQLAEKIGVTRQTISLIEKGKYNPTLKLCLDICYTVNKTLDEIFWIEKESDEK; encoded by the coding sequence TTGGAAAATAAAATTAAGATTGCTCGTATTCAAGTAAATTTAACACAGCAACAACTTGCAGAAAAGATAGGTGTCACTCGCCAAACAATTAGTTTAATTGAAAAAGGAAAATATAATCCAACCTTAAAGTTGTGTCTTGATATTTGTTATACAGTTAATAAAACATTAGATGAAATATTTTGGATAGAAAAGGAGAGTGATGAAAAATGA
- a CDS encoding methyltransferase domain-containing protein yields the protein MNEIEHWYDTEYDEWKRLERHKIEFDITKRYLDEFIKGDNLQIFDIGGGPGRYAMYLAEKGHKVTLLDLSNRNIEIAKRKSYERGIILENYIYGNALKLDKFEQQYDVILLMGPLYHLIKESERRKAVEGALKLLKPNGMIITSFISNYAPIQDNLLHLFPIESVGGLLGYLNNGENKDREGFTTAYFIDSKEARAFMKSFGLKEIIFAGIENILGCKENEINKLEEIEYRKWLEMGYYLSTDENLMGTSQHFLYIGRK from the coding sequence ATGAACGAAATAGAACATTGGTACGATACAGAATACGATGAGTGGAAAAGGCTGGAACGTCATAAAATTGAATTTGACATTACTAAACGGTATCTAGATGAATTTATAAAAGGCGATAATTTGCAAATCTTTGATATTGGTGGTGGTCCAGGTAGGTATGCGATGTATTTGGCAGAGAAAGGGCACAAGGTTACTTTGCTTGATTTATCGAATAGAAATATTGAAATTGCAAAAAGAAAATCGTATGAAAGAGGTATTATCTTAGAGAATTATATATACGGTAATGCATTGAAATTGGATAAATTTGAACAACAATACGATGTAATCCTTCTTATGGGACCGTTGTACCATTTAATCAAGGAATCCGAAAGGAGAAAAGCAGTTGAAGGAGCTTTAAAATTATTAAAACCAAATGGAATGATCATTACATCATTTATTTCTAACTATGCTCCAATACAAGATAATTTATTGCACTTATTTCCAATTGAATCAGTTGGCGGATTACTTGGCTATTTAAACAATGGAGAAAATAAAGACAGGGAAGGTTTTACAACCGCTTATTTTATTGACTCAAAAGAAGCAAGAGCTTTTATGAAAAGCTTTGGTTTGAAAGAAATAATATTTGCAGGTATTGAAAATATTCTGGGTTGTAAGGAAAACGAGATTAATAAATTAGAGGAAATTGAATACAGAAAGTGGTTAGAAATGGGTTATTACCTAAGTACAGATGAAAATTTAATGGGTACAAGCCAACATTTTTTGTATATAGGACGTAAATAA
- a CDS encoding MerR family transcriptional regulator — protein MKISDVMRETGLTRKAIYYYEEMGLINPTKEEDNSYRNYSEAEVERLKQVKALRLLDVSLQKIKNIFDTPMSFNNVMVEQLEKIKEKINVLNETEKVIKSLLENDNSTSNTKNLDRLNYYLDLNAKSTKDYMKKELERIFPSGFGKLVAVMYGAFLDEPIDTKEKEQVWKKFVNTLDETESIQFPDEINEILNHLYEQISREGIEQFEIRSKNIVNNVNTFNDNLTEDEKEEIKRRIQEAQNQEGYTEMYEMSKKLFMYIKENPNILPEDFSEYLKVLSSKYNDFSENFLKTFKSKYAIGKTFGPN, from the coding sequence ATGAAAATTAGTGATGTAATGAGAGAAACTGGACTGACACGAAAGGCAATTTATTATTATGAAGAGATGGGGTTAATCAATCCTACTAAGGAAGAGGATAATTCTTATCGCAATTACTCAGAGGCTGAAGTAGAAAGGTTAAAGCAAGTTAAAGCATTGAGATTGCTTGATGTTTCATTACAGAAAATCAAAAACATCTTTGACACACCAATGTCATTTAATAATGTTATGGTAGAGCAATTGGAAAAAATCAAAGAAAAGATTAACGTATTAAATGAAACCGAAAAAGTCATTAAGTCTTTGTTAGAGAATGACAATTCTACGTCAAATACCAAGAATTTAGATAGGCTAAATTACTATTTAGATTTGAATGCCAAATCCACAAAAGATTATATGAAAAAGGAATTAGAAAGAATTTTCCCTTCAGGATTTGGAAAATTAGTTGCAGTGATGTATGGAGCGTTCCTTGATGAACCTATTGATACCAAGGAGAAAGAACAGGTTTGGAAAAAATTCGTAAACACGCTTGACGAAACTGAAAGCATTCAATTTCCAGATGAAATCAATGAGATTTTAAATCATCTATACGAACAGATTTCGCGAGAGGGAATAGAACAATTCGAGATTCGAAGTAAAAATATCGTCAATAATGTTAACACATTCAATGATAATCTTACTGAAGATGAAAAGGAAGAAATTAAAAGACGAATTCAAGAAGCACAAAATCAGGAAGGATATACTGAGATGTACGAAATGAGTAAGAAATTATTTATGTATATCAAGGAAAATCCTAATATACTACCAGAAGACTTTTCTGAATATCTGAAAGTCTTAAGTAGCAAATATAATGATTTTAGTGAAAACTTTTTAAAGACTTTTAAATCAAAGTACGCAATAGGAAAAACGTTTGGTCCAAATTGA
- a CDS encoding acetylglutamate kinase, with protein sequence MNKPWFNHSCISEQEVRLRNAMRLVWEQHVYWTRMTINSIAFDLPDLDAVTARLLRNATDMGNLLKPFYGNRIAAKFSNLIREHLLIAAELVKAAKAGNQNAVADAERRWYANGEEIAEFLSRINPFISRDEFQEMFFEHLALTTKEALFILQNNFKSSIAVFDKIEAEALQMADTITNAIVKQFPRKFQI encoded by the coding sequence ATGAATAAACCATGGTTCAACCATTCTTGCATTAGTGAACAGGAAGTTCGTTTAAGAAATGCTATGCGTTTAGTTTGGGAACAACACGTGTACTGGACAAGAATGACAATCAATAGCATTGCCTTTGATTTACCTGATTTAGACGCTGTTACCGCACGTCTACTCCGAAACGCTACAGATATGGGCAATTTACTAAAGCCTTTCTATGGAAATAGAATAGCCGCAAAGTTCAGCAATTTAATAAGGGAACACCTGTTAATTGCTGCGGAACTTGTTAAAGCCGCAAAAGCAGGAAATCAAAATGCTGTAGCGGATGCAGAGAGAAGATGGTACGCAAATGGAGAAGAAATTGCCGAATTCCTAAGCAGAATAAATCCGTTTATATCAAGAGATGAATTCCAAGAAATGTTTTTCGAGCATCTGGCACTTACTACTAAGGAAGCATTATTTATACTCCAAAATAATTTTAAATCAAGTATTGCTGTGTTTGATAAAATTGAAGCAGAAGCTTTACAAATGGCGGACACAATAACGAATGCAATTGTGAAACAATTCCCCAGAAAGTTTCAAATATAA